A single window of Salvia splendens isolate huo1 chromosome 8, SspV2, whole genome shotgun sequence DNA harbors:
- the LOC121745940 gene encoding uncharacterized protein LOC121745940, whose amino-acid sequence MREIQEAQKEQRAALEMLTKQLSQVAVSLGKLKGNEATIQPPGHENISEVSLRSGKVYQGPSHPAISPPTDSGPSREEEGKSSICGQVEERGKEKVGGEALEGGQKEETEMVKPYPYRGMVTRKKDVTIDVASMFKDMDVKVPLLTALKMPPISKFIKDYLAGKVNEEGRLITDENVSAIIQRSDLPSKKTDPGMFTLPISIGDIQVEHAMCDLGASINVLPYSIYWKLGEAKLVDTDIMI is encoded by the coding sequence ATGCGGGAAATCCAGGAGGCTCAAAAAGAGCAACGGGCGGCGTTGGAAATGCTGACgaaacaactctctcaagttGCAGTATCGTTGGGCAAGTTAAAGGGAAATGAAGCCACTATACAACCACCTGGTCATGAGAATATTAGTGAAGTATCCCTGCGGTCAGGGAAGGTCTACCAAGGCCCCAGCCATCCTGCGATATCACCACCAACTGATTCTGGACCAAGCCGTGAGGAAGAGGGAAAATCCAGTATATGTGGTCAAGTGGAAGAAAGAGGCAAGGAAAAGGTGGGAGGAGAGGCCTTGGAAGGAGGTCAGAAGGAAGAAACTGAAATGGTTAAGCCTTATCCGTACCGTGGAATGGTGACAAGAAAAAAAGATGTCACAATCGATGTGGCAAGCATGTTCAAGGACATGGATGTAAAGGTACCGCTCTTAACGGCGTTAAAAATGCCCCCAATCAGTAAGTTCATTAAAGACTACCTGGCAGGAAAGGTCAATGAGGAAGGGAGACTGATTACAGATGAGAACGTCTCTGCCATAATCCAGAGAAGTGACCTCCCCTCCAAGAAAACTGATCCAGGAAtgttcacactcccaatttcAATCGGAGACATTCAGGTAGAGCACGCCATGTGCGACTTGGGGGCATCTATCAACGTTCTGCCATACTCCATCTATTGGAAGCTGGGAGAGGCCAAGCTAGTCGACACGGATATAATGATATAG